A region from the Triticum urartu cultivar G1812 chromosome 1, Tu2.1, whole genome shotgun sequence genome encodes:
- the LOC125532511 gene encoding xyloglucan galactosyltransferase KATAMARI1 homolog → MKSSTTFAVEIQQDAVDAADKPDGGVPRPSRVRHLALLTATFCALVFYAHYGVPGSMASALFKPPVTVSSLPSLASITIDQNSGRAEQPVMVSEGHAPLTPQATVLQATRSTAVPAPTRTPSDHCDGRYIYMYDMPPRFNVDLLRDCGKGRLHPWLDMCPYVANDGMGQPLADDGGVFPGRGWYSTDQFMLDLIFHARMKRYECLTKDPSLAAAVFVPFYAGLESGRYLYNYSISTRDALQLDAIDWLVRRPEWRAMGGRDHFLVAGRTTWEFRREADVDELWGTKLLTYPAVENMTAFVLETSPLTRSNFAVPYPTYFHPEAAADVLAWQERLRKVRRRWLFSFAGAPRPGSKKTVRAQIIRQCRASSLCNLFHCGGVIGGGAADCNSPAGVMRVFETSDFCLEPRGDTATRRSTFDAILAGCIPVFFHPGSAYTQYTLHFPRDHGRYSVLIPHAGVAAGNVSMEETLRKIPPEEVRRMREEVVRLIPRVVYADPRSRRVGFRDAFDVALEAVIGRVAKRRRGEAAGR, encoded by the coding sequence ATGAAGTCTAGCACCACCTTCGCAGTAGAGATCCAGCAAGATGCCGTGGACGCCGCCGACAAGCCGGATGGCGGCGTGCCCCGGCCGTCTCGGGTCCGCCATCTCGCTCTTCTCACCGCCACCTTCTGCGCACTGGTCTTCTACGCGCACTACGGCGTACCAGGCAGCATGGCGTCCGCCCTGTTTAAGCCACCCGTCACCGTTTCATCCCTTCCCTCGCTAGCCAGCATCACCATCGACCAAAACTCCGGACGGGCGGAGCAGCCGGTGATGGTGAGTGAGGGACATGCACCGCTCACTCCTCAGGCGACAGTGCTCCAGGCCACTCGGAGCACGGCGGTGCCGGCGCCGACGCGGACGCCGTCCGACCATTGCGATGGGCGGTACATCTACATGTACGACATGCCGCCGCGCTTCAACGTCGACCTCCTCCGAGACTGCGGCAAGGGCAGGCTCCACCCGTGGTTGGACATGTGCCCGTACGTGGCCAACGACGGCATGGGCCAGCCGCTGGCGGACGACGGGGGCGTCTTCCCCGGCCGTGGCTGGTACTCCACCGACCAGTTCATGCTCGACCTCATCTTCCACGCGCGGATGAAGCGCTACGAGTGCCTGACCAAGGAtccctccctcgccgccgccgtcttcGTCCCCTTCTACGCCGGCCTCGAATCCGGGAGGTACCTCTATAATTACAGCATCTCGACGCGAGACGCGCTCCAGCTCGACGCCATCGACTGGCTGGTGCGTCGCCCCGAGTGGCGGGCCATGGGGGGCCGTGACCACTTCTTGGTGGCTGGCCGGACCACGTGGGAATTCCGGCGGGAGGCCGACGTCGACGAGCTGTGGGGCACCAAGCTGCTCACGTACCCGGCCGTCGAGAACATGACGGCCTTCGTCCTGGAGACATCCCCGTTGACTCGGAGCAACTTCGCGGTACCCTACCCGACGTACTTCCATCCTGAGGCCGCCGCCGATGTGCTCGCCTGGCAAGAGAGACTTCGGAAGGTGAGGCGGAGGTGGCTCTTCTCCTTCGCCGGCGCCCCACGCCCCGGCAGCAAGAAAACCGTCCGCGCGCAGATCATCAGGCAGTGCCGCGCGTCCAGCCTGTGCAACCTCTTCCACTGCGGCGGCGTCATCGGTGGCGGTGCGGCCGACTGCAACTCGCCAGCAGGCGTCATGCGCGTCTTCGAGACGTCGGATTTCTGCCTGGAGCCGCGCGGGGACACGGCGACGCGGCGGTCAACGTTCGACGCCATCCTTGCCGGCTGCATCCCGGTCTTCTTCCACCCCGGGTCGGCGTACACTCAGTACACGCTGCACTTTCCGAGGGACCACGGGAGGTACTCGGTGCTCATCCCGCACGCCGGCGTTGCCGCGGGGAACGTGAGCATGGAGGAGACCCTGAGGAAGATCCCGCCGGAGGAGGTGAGGAGGATGCGGGAGGAGGTGGTCCGGCTCATCCCGAGGGTGGTGTACGCGGACCCCAGGTCCCGGCGCGTGGGCTTCAGGGACGCGTTCGATGTCGCGCTGGAGGCCGTCATCGGTCGGGTGGCGaagcggcggcggggcgaggccgcCGGCCGGTAG